TCCTCCAAGTGCTCACACCCATCTTCGACCCTACATTCTCACCGCACAGTTACGGTTTTCGTCCGAAACGACGGGGACACGATGCAGTCCGGAAGGCACAAGAATACATCCGGGAAGGCTACCGGTATGTGGTTGACATCGACCTGGAGAAATTCTTCGACCGGGTCAACCATGACATCCTCATGAGCCGAGTGGCTCGGAAAGTGAAAGACAAACGGGTTCTGAAACTCATCCGCGCTTACTTGAAAGCGGGAATCATGGCCGAAGGAATCCGTGTCCGAAGTGAGGAAGGGACGCCGCAAGGTGGTCCCTTAAGCCCGCTTTTAGCCAACATCCTCTTGGACGACCTGGATAAAGAACTGGAACGAAGGCAACTTCGATTTGTCCGCTATGCCGATGACTGCAACATTTACGTCAAAACGCGGCGGGCCGGAGAACGGGTGAAGAGAAGCATCACGAAATACTTGGAGAAGAAGTTAAAACTCAAAGTCAATGAGGCCAAAAGTGCCGTAGACCGCCCATGGAAGCGGAAGTTTCTGGGGTTTAGTTTCACATTCCATAAAGAAGCGAGGATCCGGATTGCCCCGAAATCGCTGAAACGGGTCAAGGACAAAATTCGTTCTCTGACACAGGGGAACCATCTCACCTCGATGGAAACCATCATCGAAGATTTAAACCGCTACCTGATGGGATGGATGGGCTACTACGCACTGATGGAAACGCCAAGCACCCTGAAAGCATTGGACGAATGGATTCGGCGAAGGCTTCGTCTTGTCCTATGGTCGAGATGGAAAAGGGTCCGGACCCGATACCGGATGCTGAGAGCCCTCGGACTGCCGGAAAGAGATGTCCATAAACTGGCCAACACCCGAAAAGGGGCATGGCGTACAAGCAAAACGCCTCAAATGCACAAAGCCCTTGGAATTGCCTATTGGAAATCCCAAGGACTGATGAGTTTAACGGAAAGATATTTCGAAATTCGTCAAGGTTGGCGAACCGCCTAGTGCGGACCCGCATGCTAGGTGGTGTGGGGGGACGGGGGTTAGTCGCCCCCTCCTACTCGATCGAAATGGCACGTTGCAACGGAATCATTGTCCCGGCAAGCTCAAAGTAGGACTCTGCCGTTGATGTATTCAAAACAAATGATCCTTTTTTGGCGACGTGCTTGATAAAATAGTTTGGCAAATATGTTATTAATCATTATAATGAAACAACAACCAACCATATTATTTAAGAATATTGCTCTTATATCCTTGTTGTTGTGGAGGGATGCGTGCATGGCAACGATTTCAGAGGGGACATTGTTATGGGAACCAACGGAAGAGCGCAAGAAATCGTCGGGGATGTTCAGGTACATGCAGTGGCTCGGCGAGCGGCGGGGACTGGCGTTTGATGATTATCACGCCTTGTGGCAGTGGTCGGTGGATCAGCTGGAGGATTTTTGGGAGACGGTTTGGGAATATACGCAGGTTCAGGCTTCGGTGCCTTACACGAAAGTGTTGGAAAAAAGGGAAATGCCTGGCGCGCGCTGGTTTACGGGGGCGCGTCTCAACTACGCGGAACATATTTTCCGCAACTTTCGCGCAGAGAAACCGGCTTTGTTCTTTCGGTCTGAGCATCACCCGCTGACAACCATCACATGGGATGAGTTAAGGAAACAGACGGCATCCGTTTCCAATGCCCTCAAGCGTCTGGGAGTGAAACCCGGCGACCGCGTTGTCGCATACATGCCCAATATTCCCCAGACGGTCATCGCTTTTCTTGCCTGCGCCAGCATCGGCGCGGTGTGGTCAAGCTGCTCTCCCGATTTTGGCACACCCAGCGTGATTGATCGTTTCAAGCAAATTGAGCCTAAAATCCTTTTTGCCGTGGACGGTTATCGGTATAACGGCAAACCGCACGACAGGATGTCCGTGGTGGCCGATCTGCAGGCTGCTCTGCCGTCGCTGGAAAAGACGGTTCTGGTGCCATACCTGGATGAAAGGACCGATGCCAAACTGCCGCATCATGCCGTGCTGTGGGATGATTTACTGCAAACGGACGGAGAGCTGTCGTTTGAACAGGTGCCGTTTGACCATCCCCTGTGGGTGCTATATTCTTCGGGAACAACCGGTTTGCCCAAGCCGATTGTGCAGGGGCAGGGCGGCATTTTAATCGAACAACTCAAATCGTTTGTCATACAAAACAGCATCACGGAGGATGATCGGTTTTTCTGGTTCACGACCACCGGATGGATGATGTGGAACTTTTTGGTCGGGACGCTTCTGGCAGGCGCTGCCATCATTCTCTACGATGGCAGTCCGGCTTATCCTGACATCGATGTGCTGTGGGATTTGGCGGAGAAGTCCGGGATGACTTATTTCGGCACCAGTGCCGGTTACATTGCCACCTGTATGAAAGCGGGAGCAGATCCGGGGAAAAAATACGATTTGTCCAAACTGAAAGCGCTTGGCTCAACCGGCTCGCCGCTGACACCCGAAGGGTTTGCCTGGGTGTATGAACATGTCAAGCAAGATCTCTGGCTGGCTTCCGCAAGCGGAGGCACGGATGTTTGCACCGCCTTTGTGGGCGGTTCGCCGCTGCTTCCCGTACGGGCGGGAGAGATTCAATGCCGTTCGCTCGGCGTGAAGGTGGAAGCGTTTGATGAACAGGGACAGCCGCTGATTGATGAGGTGGGGGAACTGGTGGTGACCGAACCGATGCCCTCCATGCCGTTGTATTTTTGGAATGATCCCGACGGCCGGCGGTACAAGGAGAGCTATTTTGACATGTACCCCGGTGTCTGGCGGCACGGCGATTGGATCAAGATCACATCCCGCGGCAGCTGCATCATTTACGGCCGTTCCGACTCCACCATCAACCGGCATGGGGTGCGGATGGGGACAAGCGAGATTTACCAGGCGGTCGAGTCTTTGGATGAGGTGCTTGACAGCTTGATCGTGGATCTGGAGCTGCTGGGACGCCCGTCATTTCTGCCTTTATTCGTCGTGTTGAAACCCGGGGTTGTTCTCGACGAACAATTAAAGGCGGCCATCAAGGACAAAATCAGGAAAGAAGTGTCACCCCGTCACGTGCCGGACGAAATTTACGCCGTGGAACAAATCCCCAGGACGTTAAACGGGAAGAAGATGGAAGTGCCGATACGCCGGATCCTTCTCGGCCATCCTCTCGAAAAGGCGGTGAACCCGGATTCGATGAGCAATCCAGAGTCGCTTCCGTTTTTTATCGAACTTGCCAAATCGCTGAATGAAATTGGCTAGTGTTTTGCTGAAATATGCCGCAGAGAGGGATTCGTTTACTTAGAAAAACGAAGAGGGCGCAAGATGTTGCGCCTTCTTTTTGTTTTCTTAAAGCCTTTATAGGGTTGGCAAATGCTTGTTCGCTGACAATCCCATGTCATTGATTCCTTGTATAATGAAACTATCTATCCACGATCACATGTGACAGATGTTGGCTTTTATTTTTATAGAAGCGCGCCTGATCACCTCGTGGTAAAATGATAGAGGACAGAAGAGTTGGAGGCAGAGCGGATGGAGAAACTGACCTTGCAGAAACTGGAAAGCGTATTGTGGGACGCTGCGGACGTGCTGCGCGGCGAACTGAACGCTGCCGAATACAAAGATTACATCTTCGGGATGCTCTTTTTGAAACGGATGAACGACCAGTTTGATGCGGAACGACGGCAAAAACGCCAAGAGTTTTTGGCTGAGGGGATGGATCCGCGGGAAGTGGAAGAGCTGCTGGAAGATCCCTATACCTATGAGTCCTTTTTCGTACCTCCGGCGGCGCGGTGGGAGAAGTTGAGAAACCTGACGTTCAACATCGGGCCGGAATTGGACAAGGCCTTCAAGGCGATTGAGGATGAGCCGAAAAACAGGGAATTAAGCGGCGTCCTCACCACCGCCAACTATAACGACAAAGAACGCGTGCCGGACAAAAAACTTTCCCAGCTTCTCCTCCTGTTTGATACCGTCAACCTGGCCAATGAAAACCTGGAAAACGAAGATGTGCTGGGGGACGCCTACCAGTACCTGATCAAAAAGTTTGCCGACGACGGCGGGGCCAAGGGCGGTGAATTCTACACCCCGACCGAAGTGGTCCGCCTCCTCACCCGCATCCTGAAACCCCAGGAAGGAGACCGCATTTATGACCCCACGGTGGGCAGCGGCGGCATGCTGATTCAAGCCATCAAATACATCAAGGAAAACGGGGGCAACTGGCGGAATGTCTCCCTGTTCGGGCAGGAAATCAACCTCAGCACCTGGGCCATCTGCAAGATGAACATGCTGTTTCATGATGCCAAAGGGGCGGACATCCGCAAGGGGGACACCATCCGCGATCCGAAGCACCTGGAAGACGGCGTCCTGAAAACCTTTGACAAGGTGCTGGCCAATCCGCCGTTCTCCCTGAAAAACTGGGGCTACGAAGAAGCCCAGGCCGATCCGTTCCATCGCTTTCCCTATGGCGTGCCGCCAAAATCCTATGGCGATTTGGCCTTTGTCTGCCACATGGTGGCCAGCCTGAACGCGAAAGGAAAAATGGGCACGGTGATTCCGCACGGCGTGCTGTTCCGGGGCGGTGCCGAAGCCAAAATCCGGAAAGGGTTCGTGAAAGATGATTTGATTGAAGCCATCATCGGCTTGCCGGCCAACATTTTCTATGGCACCAGCATTCCGGCGGCGCTGTTGATCATCAACAAGAACAAACCGCAAGAGCGAAAAGGGAAAATCCTTTTCATCGACGCCAGTCAGGGATATGTGAAGGACGGCAACAAAAACAAACTGCGGGAAGAGGATATTGAAAAGATTGTCCTGACGTATGACGAATTTAAAGATGTGGACAAATATGCGGCGGTTGTTGCGCTTGAAACCATCGAAGAAAACGACTATGTCCTCAATATCAGCCGGTACGTGGACACCACGCCGGAAGAGGAAGAAGTGGACATTGCCGGCATGATCAGGGAGATCCGCTCCTTGAAGGCGCAATACCTGGAGACGGAAAAGAAACTGAATGCCTATCTGAAAGAACTGGGATTTGAGGAGATATAAAACGATGAAGGGCATGGATGCGGTACGAGAAGGCTACAAGCGGACGGAGTTGGGGGAAATTCCGGTTGAATGGGAAGTGAGTCATTTAGGGAGACATATGAAAATCATTGGAGGATATGCATTCAAAAGTGAACATTTTCATGATCAAGGAATTAAAATCCTTAGGATTTCAAATATATCCGAAGGCAAATTGAGCTTTTTAAATTGCGTCTTTTACCCGGAAAAGATAGCGAAAGACATATCGGAAGAATTTTTTCTCAAAGAAAATGATATCGTCATTGCCATGTCAGGAGCAACAACAGGAAAAGTGGGAATGGTTGATAAAAGAGATTTGCCGTGTTTGCTTAACCAACGCGTAGGAAAATTAAAACCTATTTCAAATAAAGTTGACAATAAATTTATCTATTATGTGATGAGTGACAGATACTTTCAAGAGAAGATTTGGAATTATGCTATTGGCGGAGCCCAACCGAACATTAGCGGGAAACAAATCGAAAGCATTCCAATCATGATTCCAACTCTTCCCGAACAGAAAAAAATCGCCGACATCTTGTCAACCGTAGACGAGCAGATTGAGCGGACCGAACAGTTGATCGGGAAAACCGAAGAACTCAAAAAGGGCCTGATGCAGAAACTGTTGACGAAGGGAATCGGACATACCCGGTTCAAAAAGACGGAAGTGGGAGAGATTCCGGAGGCGTGGGAAGTCAAGAGGTTAATCGAAGTGAAAGATCCTGCGAAAGAGAATGCATTTACAGATGGCGATTGGATTGAAGCAGAACATATAACGGATCATGGGATTCGGCTCATTCAAACCGGAAACATTGGAATCGGAAAATTTATTGAAAAGGAAGATAAAAAGTATATATCTTTAAAAACATTCGCCGACTTAAGATGCAAAGAAGTTCAACCGGGAGACATTCTGATATGCAGAATGGCCGAACCCGCAGGACGATCATGTGTTGTGCCTGATTTAGGAACAAAAATGATAACATCTGTTGATTGCACGATTGTTAAAGTTGATAAGAAGAAATATGATAATCGATTTATCAATTATTACTTAAACACTGAAAGAAACCTGAAAGAGATGCAAAAATTTGAACAAGGAACGACGAGAAAGAGGATTACCAGATCCCATTTGCAAAGCATCAAGATTCCTGTGCCGCCGTTGGAGGAACAAAAAGAAATATCAGATATATTGACGGGAGTTGATTCCATGTTAGAAATCTACGACTCCCAAAAACAACGGCTCCAAAGGCTCAAAAAAGGCCTGATGCAAAAACTGTTGACGGGAAAGATCCGCGTCAAGGTGTGATTGGAGGAAACGGGATGGCAGCGCACCCTTATCTCGGCAACGAAGCATCGCTGGTGGAATTGCCGGCGATTGAGTACATACAACAGAAATTGGGTTACCCGTTCATCCATGGGGATCAGTTGACGCCGGAAACCGGCGAGCGGGAGTCGTATAGCGATGTGATCCTGATCCAGCGGTTAAGGCGGGCGCTCAAACGGCTCAATCCCTGGATCGACGAAACCAACCTGAACAAGGCGGTCCGTTATCTGACCCGTGCCGAAGGGCTGGGGGCATCCTTGTTGGAGATCAACGAGAAAATCCATGATGCCCTCGTCAACCTCACCTTTGCGCTGGAACAGGATCTGGAAGGGACGGGACAAAAGAAATTCCACACCGTCCGGTTTATCGACTGGGAGAACATCGACAACAACGAATTCCTCGTCACCCGCCAGTTTGTCGTCCAGGGGCCCGACGAGAAGATCATCCCGGACATTGTCCTTTTCATCAACGGCATTCCCGTTGTCGTCCTCGAATGCAAGTCGCCGTTCCTGGAACGACGGGAACATGAAAATGTGGGCAAGAAAGAGGCCTTTGAGCAGTTGCGGCGTTATATGAACCAGCGGGGCGCGGCCAAGGCGGAGGGGGCGCCGCGGCTGTTTTATACCAACTTCTTCACGGGGATTCTCAACAAGTACCATGCCTACGTGGGAACCATCAGTTCGGGGTACAGCCATTACCTGGAGTGGAAGGACCCGTATCCGTTCCGAAGAGAAGAGATTGCGCAGGTGGAAGACTTTGGCCAGAACCTCTTCCTGCAGGGGCTCCTGGAGAAGCGGAACTTGCTGGACATCATGCAACATTTCATCCTCTTTGAAACCGATGGGGAAACGCGGGTGAAAAAGATCTGCCGTTACCAGCAGTTTCGGGCCGTCAACAAAGCGCTGGAGCGCCTGGTTCAGGGGAAGGATGCCCTCTCCCGCGGCGGAGTGATCTGGCACACGCAAGGATCCGGAAAATCCTTGACGATGGTTTATCTGGCCCGGAAAATCCGCCGGACGCCCGAACTGGCCGATGCCACCATCGTGGTCCTGACGGACCGGATCGACCTGGACAAGCAGCTTTATGGCACCTTTATGCGCACCCTGTCGGCGTATACCACACCGGTCCGGGCGGAGACCGTCAGACAGATGAAAGAACTCCTGTCCCTGGCGCAGCCGCAGATCATCCTCACCACCATCCAGAAGTTCCAGAACGAAAAAGAGGACGAGGAAGCGCTGCGCGATGAACAACTGGGGACCAGCCTGCATCAGGAAAAAGAGATGGAGGCCCTGACCACCAAATCCAACGTGATCGTTCTCGTCGATGAGGCGCACCGCAGCCAGTACAAGGGGCTGGCCCGCAACATGCGCATGGCGCTGCCCAACGCGGCCTTTATCGGCTTTACGGGAACGCCGATTGACAAGAAGGACAAATCCACGCCCCGAACGTTTGGCTCCTATATCGACAAATATTCCATCCAGCAGGCGGTGGAGGACGGGGCCACCGTCCGGATCGTCTACGAAGGCCGCAAGCCGGATCTGCAAATCAAGGCGGAGACGATTGAAGAACTGTTTGAACAGGCCTTTGAAGACCGGACGGAAGAAGAAAAAGAGGCCATCAAGCAGAAATATGTGACCAAGCAGTCCATCGTCGAGGCGGATGAGCGGATCGAGGAGATTGCCAAAGACATTCTGGAACATTATAAGCAATGGGTGTATCCCAACGGATTCAAGGCCCAGGTGGTCTGCGTCTCCCGTGAAGCCTGCGTCAAGTATTACTGCGCCCTGAACAAGCATATGATGGACATCGTCGGCGAACCGTTGGAGGTCAAAATCATCTTTTCCGGAAGCCCGAACGATCCGCCGCATCTCAAAGCGCATCACACCGCCAAGGCGGAACAGGACCAGATCATCCGCGAATTCAAGAAGCCGTTACAGGAGAGCAGACTGGCCTTTCTTGTCGTGAAGGACATGCTCTTGACCGGCTTTGATGCGCCGATCGAACAGGTGATGTACCTGGACCGGCCGTTGAAAGAACATAACCTCCTGCAGGCGATTGCCCGTGTGAACCGCACCTGCGGCGACCGCAAGAAATGCGGTTATGTGGTGGATTATTACGGCGTCTCCAATTTTCTGGAGGAAGCCCTGGCCATTTTTGACCGGGAAGAACTGGGCAAGCCGATGGAGTCCCTCGATTCGGTTTACCAGCAGATGCTTTCCTACCGGGAAGCGGTGATGGGCATGTTCAGGGGGGTTGATCCCGACAACCTGGATCAATTGGTCAAGCGGATCGAACCGGAGGACAAACGGGCCGAATTTGAACTGGCTTACAAGCGGTTTGCTGCGACGCTGGAACAATTGCTGCCGGGCAGGGTTTCCACCCAGCACATCAACGATCTGCGCTGGCTGTCCTATATCCGCGCGGCGGCAAAGGCGCGCTTTGAGCCGCAAAAAAAACTGGACATTTCCGATTGCGGGGAAAAAGTCAAAAAGCTCATTTCGGACCATCTCCAGGCCAAGGGCGTGCACCAGTGGATTGAACCGATGACCCTCTTTGATCCCGATTTCCACGACAAGGTGGAGAAACTGCATTCCGATGAGGCGGTGGCTTCCAGCATGGAGCACGCCATCCGCCATGTGATCCACGTCCGGCTGGATGACAACCCGGTCTATTACACCAGCCTGTTGGAGAAATTGCGGAAAATCCTGGAGGAAACCCGGAACGACTGGATAGAGCGGAGGAAGCGCCTGCAAGCCTTCATGGAGGAGGTGCAGAGCGGCGAACAGAGCGAGGCCGAGGCCTTGGGCCTGTCCAAAGAGGAATACGCCTTTTTCGAAGTGGTGAAAAAATACCTGACGGAACAGGGAGATACGGAACAGATAGGGGCGCAACCGGAAGCCAGCGGGCAGCAAGGCGGCCGATCAGGCGCAAGCCTTGCCGGTGTGGCCCGGGAGGGGCGGGTGGAATACATCAGCCAGGATTTGATCGATCTCGCGAAAGACATCGCCCGTGACGTGGCGGAGATCGTACGGGAGAACTACATCATGGAGTGGGTGGACAATCCGGCCAAGACCGATGCCATCCAGCATGCCATCTATATGCTGTTGAACCGGCGATACTTCAAGCAGATCAAATTGGACGTGCGCAAAAAACTGGTGCAACCCTTGCTTCAACTGGCGAAGAAACATTTTGCGGTCTTGGATACAGGGGATTCTCAGAGGGGTTTTTGATGAACAGAGAAAAGATGAACAGACAAACCATGCAGATACAATTCGGCGCAAAAACCATCCCGTTTGAAGTGATCTACCGGAAACGGAAGACGATGGAAATTCGCGTCGAGCCGCCGGATCGGGTGACCGTGGTGGCTCCTCAGGGGACGCCGCAAGAGGTGATCCTGCAGAAAGTGTACGGCCGGGCGTCTTGGATCGTCCAGAAACTTTTGTTGTGCCGGCAAATCGAGTCCCGTCCCATCCGGCGGGAATTTGTCAACGGCGAATCTTTTCTGTACTTGGGCAGGAACCATTCCCTGCAATTGATTCTGGATGCCAGTCTCAAAAAACCGGCAGTGAAACTCTACCGGGGGAAGTTTTACGTGACAACGCCCGATCAAGACGAACAAAAAATCCGGCAGGCGATGGAGCGGTGGTACCGCGCCAAGACCCTGGAGAAAGTGAAGGAGCGGGTGGCCTATTACCAGCGCTATTTTGAGCAGAAACCGGCCGCGATACGTGTCAAGGAACAAAAGAAGCGCTGGGCCAGCTGCACGGCGAGGGATGAACTGTTGTTCAACTGGCGCTGCGTCATGGCGCCTGCCCCGGTCTTGGACTATATCGTCGTGCATGAAATGTGCCATATGTGCCACAAGAACCACTCGAAGGCTTTCTGGGATTTGGTGGCTTCCATTTTGCCGGATTACCAGCAGAGTAAGGAATGGCTGCAAAAATACGGTGTGCGCATGGATTTGTAGGAAAAAGCGTATAAAGTTTGGGCAGGCAAGCAGGAATTGGCCCTATCGAAATAGAAATGGAGACCTGAGGTCGCTTATCAAGGATACCTCAGGTTATTTTTTACATATTAATAAGAATATTCAAGAGGTGTCGAACTTGGAAAAAAGCAAGAAGGATATCATTGCATTTTTGTCGCTATTATTGATGATTGCCGCGTTATTTGCATTGTTTGTCTTCCTGCAGAAAGACACGGCTATCAACAACCTGGGGAGTTATATTGGGGACTTTGTACTGATATTGGTCTTGTTCTCTTTTTCTCTTTGGTATATCAATCGATTTTTGTTCAAGAAAAAGGGAAAGATTCTGTTTTCGGTGTTAATACTAACAAAAAAATATCATATGCTCATTGGATTTCTCGTTTGGTTGCTCATTTCGATCCATGGCTATTATTTTTTGTTTGTGAGTGACTTGAGATATAGCCCCGAGCATGCTGAACATATGTCGCATTCGATTCAAACAGGATTGGTAGCTTACATTCTACTAACCATGCTTGCCGTCGTTGGTGTGTTGCTCAAGAAGTTGCCAAACAAAACTAGGAAAAGAATCCACAGAATCACTGCCAATCTCCTTTTATTTATCATTTATTTGCATATCGGAGGCTGGTTAAAGCTGCTTTTGGCATTGCTGCTTCTGGGTCATTGGATTTTCCTGGGGATTTCAAGGATGGCTTCAAGACGGTTGCTGCACCCTTAGTAGCCCCTGTGCCGCTTCTGTCATAACCGGGTTGTTTGAACAAGGAAAAAGTAACCGGTTGATGAGGCCGTTTATGCGGATCGGGACAGAACGCTGAAGGATCGCATAGGACGTTCTCCTATCTTGCCTGTTTCAGATGAAGCAGTTCCGATTCCTGTTCCAGTTGACGGATGCCAAGGGCTTCCAGCACCTTTTCAAGGCGCTCGTTTTTCACTTTGAAGTAGGCCATGTCATACTGGATGCGTTGTACTTCTTTGGTGAGCGCATCCACTTTTTTGTCTAGATCTTCCTGCCGGCTGCGGATGGCACCTACGATCTGGATAAGTTGCTGGATATGCTCGCCGTGCCGATTTTGTTCCATTTCGATTCGGTTTACCCGATGTTCAAGGGTAGTTATCCGTTTCTCGAGTACATCAACTCGTTGCTCTAACGTATCCATACGTTGTTCCAATCGATCCATCCGGTGTTCCAGTGCATCCATTCGTTGCTCCAGCGCATCCATCCGTTGCTCGAGTGCATCCATTCGTTGCTCCAATTTTTCCATCCGTTGTTCCAGCCGGTCAAAACGCTTGTCCATCCCGTTCAGCTTGTCGATGATCTGCAGCAACAATTGCTCTGACATGTTTCGTCCTCCATCACGTTTTCATCCTTTTCATCATAAACCATCCCATGCAAAAAGGGAACCGTTTATATTCAGATTTTTCAATGTGTTATATTTTCTTTTTCGAAAATATGTTCCCTGACCTCCATCTGTCAGGATCATAGTGTTAAAATAAGTTTCGAGTGATTCTCTTCCTGGCGATGTGTGCAATCTGAGCCAAGGATTCAAGCCAAGTTTGGCCTACAACCTGGTCATGTGAAATTGTCTGGTCATGTTCCATCGGCATGTTGCAATCAGTCGGTTCAACCAAGGGAGGGAGCGGCCATTTCTCTGCGGATGATTCTCGGCCGGTCGGGAAGCGGCAAGACCACCTTTTGCCTGGAGGAAATGATCCAAAAGCAGCAAGAGGATCCGCTGGGCCCGCCGGTCATCTATCTGGTGCCGGAGCAGATGACCTTCCAGTCGGAAATGAAGCTGATCCGGTCGAAGAGGCTTCAGGGCATGATCCGGCTGCAGATTTACAGCTTCAGCCGCCTGGCCTGGAGGGTCTTGCAGGAGACAGGAGGGATCACCCGTCATCTCCTGAACCGGACAGGAATCCATATGTTGCTGCGGAAGATTGTGGAGCACGAAAAGCAGCGACTGAGGCTGTTTTCCACGGCAGCCGATACGGGCGGATTTATTCAGCAGCTGGAAGAGATGACGGAGGAATTGCGGCGTTATGCGGTCACTCCGGAGATGCTCCGCGCGCGGCGTGAGGAACTGCTGGCGCGTGGAACGGTGCAGGCGCAGGAGGTGATCCTGGCGGACAAGCTGCACGATCTCAGCCTGATCTTGGATCGTTTGCAAAAGCACTTGGAAGGCAAGTACCTGGACGGCGAGGACATGCTCCGCCTGCTGGCGGAAAGGGTGCCTTTTTCCGCTGAACTGCGCGGGGCGGAGGTGTACATAGACGGTTTTCACAGCTTCACTCCGCAGGAGATGGCGGTGGTGCGCAGCCTCCTGGCCACCGCCCGCCGGGTGACGGTCACGCTGACGCTGGACCGGGTGCCGGAGGAACTTCCTGATCCTTTGGCCCTTTTCTACATGACGGCCAGGACGTACCGGCAGTTGGAGCGGGCGGCGGAGGAGACCGGTTGCCTGATGGAGGAACCGGTGTGCCTCGCCGGGGGAAGGCGTTTTGCCAGTCCTGAGCTGGCCCACATCGAGCGGGTGTTTGAGGTGTACCCGTCGGTGCCGTTTGATGGCACGGCTGCGGAAATATCAGATGATGGGCAGGGCCTGGATGGCGAACATGTTTTAGCCGGTCAACAGGATTTGTCCGGCGAACAGAATGCGCATGATGGGCAGGTTTCAGGTATTGTCCCGGATGCGGTGCAATTGCTTCCCGCCGTCAACCGCCGGGCGGAAGTAGAGGGAGTGGCGAGGGAGATCCTGCACCTGGTTCGCGATCAGGGTTACCGCTTCCGGGACGTGGCCATCATGGTGCGCAACAGCCAGGATTACCACGACTTGATCGAAACCATTTTTGAGGATTACGGGATTCCCGT
The nucleotide sequence above comes from Bacillus thermozeamaize. Encoded proteins:
- a CDS encoding metal-dependent hydrolase yields the protein MQIQFGAKTIPFEVIYRKRKTMEIRVEPPDRVTVVAPQGTPQEVILQKVYGRASWIVQKLLLCRQIESRPIRREFVNGESFLYLGRNHSLQLILDASLKKPAVKLYRGKFYVTTPDQDEQKIRQAMERWYRAKTLEKVKERVAYYQRYFEQKPAAIRVKEQKKRWASCTARDELLFNWRCVMAPAPVLDYIVVHEMCHMCHKNHSKAFWDLVASILPDYQQSKEWLQKYGVRMDL